From a single Ailuropoda melanoleuca isolate Jingjing chromosome 12, ASM200744v2, whole genome shotgun sequence genomic region:
- the U2AF1L4 gene encoding splicing factor U2AF 26 kDa subunit isoform X3: MLLRNGNDVRADRVGGFGVNCSFYFKIGACRHGDRCSRLHNKPTFSQTIVLLNLYRNPQNTAQTADGSHCHVSDVEVQEHYDNFFEEVFTELQEKYGEIEEMNVCDNLGDHLVGNVYVKFRREEDAERAVAELNNRWFNGQAVHAELSPVTDFRESCCRQECTRGGFCNFMHLRPISRNLRRQLYGRGPRRRLALSTIQRPAPESQPPNQLELQSPKPKTSLDLQSGDQPLRTCPDTTQELCLPAPSQSREADLGNCAALLTALILISPLLSPGHPRGPILATVPEKETDDVPQTTGMAASETLAPLTSTLDRHKCSWPGPLLKAPLTPQLHLPPGSGAPCCNLFKTGTFSYHPSPNKVLY, encoded by the exons ATGCTCTTAAGGAACGGAAATGACGTGAGAGCAGACAGAGTTGGAGGGTTCGG GGTTAACTGCTCTTTTTACTTTAAGATCGGGGCCTGCCGGCACGGGGACCGGTGCTCCCGGCTTCACAACAAACCGACTTTCAGCCAG ACCATAGTGCTGCTCAACCTGTACCGGAATCCACAGAACACTGCCCAAACCGCAGACGGATCGCACT gtcACGTGAGCGACGTGGAGGTTCAAGAACACTATGATAACTTCTTCGAG GAGGTGTTCACGGAGCTGCAGGAGAAGTACGGGGAGATCGAAGAGATGAACGTTTGCGACAACCTGGGGGACCACCTCGTGGGCAATGTCTATGTCAAG TTTCGGCGTGAGGAGGATGCAGAGCGGGCGGTGGCTGAACTCAATAACCGCTGGTTCAACGGGCAGGCTGTGCATGCTGAGCTGTCTCCTGTCACCGACTTCCGGGAGTCATGCTGCCGGCA GGAATGTACCCGTGGTGGCTTCTGCAACTTCATGCACCTGCGGCCCATCTCCCGGAACCTCCGACGTCAGCTGTATGGGCGGGGACCCAGACGCAG ACTGGCTCTGAGCACCATCCAAAGACCAGCGCCTGAGTCTCAACCCCCAAACCAGCTGGAACTCCAAAGCCCCAAACCCAAGACCAGTCTGGATCTCCAATCTGGAGATCAGCCCCTGAGAACCTGTCCTGATACCACTCAGGAACTCTGCTTACCTGCCCCATCCCAGAGCAGAGAGGCAGACCTGGGGAACTGTGCAGCACTCCTTACAGCTCTAATCCTCATCTCTCCACTCCTGTCCCCAGGTCACCCCCGAGGTCCCATACTGGCCACCGTCCCCGAGAAAGAAACCGACGACGTTCCCCAGACCACCGGCATGGCCGCTTCTGAGACCCTGGCTCCCTTGACCTCCACCCTTGACAGGCATAAATGTTCCTGGCCAGGACCCCTCCTGAAAGCTCCCTTAACCCCCCAGCTCCATCTTCCCCCAGGCTCCGGGGCTCCATGCTGTAATCTGTTCAAAACAGGGACCTTCTCTTACCACCCCTCCCCTAATAAAGTTCTGTATTAA
- the U2AF1L4 gene encoding splicing factor U2AF 26 kDa subunit isoform X1 has protein sequence MLLRNGNDVRADRVGGFGVNCSFYFKIGACRHGDRCSRLHNKPTFSQTIVLLNLYRNPQNTAQTADGSHCHVSDVEVQEHYDNFFEEVFTELQEKYGEIEEMNVCDNLGDHLVGNVYVKFRREEDAERAVAELNNRWFNGQAVHAELSPVTDFRESCCRQYEMGECTRGGFCNFMHLRPISRNLRRQLYGRGPRRRLALSTIQRPAPESQPPNQLELQSPKPKTSLDLQSGDQPLRTCPDTTQELCLPAPSQSREADLGNCAALLTALILISPLLSPGHPRGPILATVPEKETDDVPQTTGMAASETLAPLTSTLDRHKCSWPGPLLKAPLTPQLHLPPGSGAPCCNLFKTGTFSYHPSPNKVLY, from the exons ATGCTCTTAAGGAACGGAAATGACGTGAGAGCAGACAGAGTTGGAGGGTTCGG GGTTAACTGCTCTTTTTACTTTAAGATCGGGGCCTGCCGGCACGGGGACCGGTGCTCCCGGCTTCACAACAAACCGACTTTCAGCCAG ACCATAGTGCTGCTCAACCTGTACCGGAATCCACAGAACACTGCCCAAACCGCAGACGGATCGCACT gtcACGTGAGCGACGTGGAGGTTCAAGAACACTATGATAACTTCTTCGAG GAGGTGTTCACGGAGCTGCAGGAGAAGTACGGGGAGATCGAAGAGATGAACGTTTGCGACAACCTGGGGGACCACCTCGTGGGCAATGTCTATGTCAAG TTTCGGCGTGAGGAGGATGCAGAGCGGGCGGTGGCTGAACTCAATAACCGCTGGTTCAACGGGCAGGCTGTGCATGCTGAGCTGTCTCCTGTCACCGACTTCCGGGAGTCATGCTGCCGGCAGTATGAGATGGG GGAATGTACCCGTGGTGGCTTCTGCAACTTCATGCACCTGCGGCCCATCTCCCGGAACCTCCGACGTCAGCTGTATGGGCGGGGACCCAGACGCAG ACTGGCTCTGAGCACCATCCAAAGACCAGCGCCTGAGTCTCAACCCCCAAACCAGCTGGAACTCCAAAGCCCCAAACCCAAGACCAGTCTGGATCTCCAATCTGGAGATCAGCCCCTGAGAACCTGTCCTGATACCACTCAGGAACTCTGCTTACCTGCCCCATCCCAGAGCAGAGAGGCAGACCTGGGGAACTGTGCAGCACTCCTTACAGCTCTAATCCTCATCTCTCCACTCCTGTCCCCAGGTCACCCCCGAGGTCCCATACTGGCCACCGTCCCCGAGAAAGAAACCGACGACGTTCCCCAGACCACCGGCATGGCCGCTTCTGAGACCCTGGCTCCCTTGACCTCCACCCTTGACAGGCATAAATGTTCCTGGCCAGGACCCCTCCTGAAAGCTCCCTTAACCCCCCAGCTCCATCTTCCCCCAGGCTCCGGGGCTCCATGCTGTAATCTGTTCAAAACAGGGACCTTCTCTTACCACCCCTCCCCTAATAAAGTTCTGTATTAA
- the U2AF1L4 gene encoding splicing factor U2AF 26 kDa subunit isoform X4, which produces MLLRNGNDVRADRVGGFGVNCSFYFKIGACRHGDRCSRLHNKPTFSQTIVLLNLYRNPQNTAQTADGSHCHVSDVEVQEHYDNFFEEVFTELQEKYGEIEEMNVCDNLGDHLVGNVYVKFRREEDAERAVAELNNRWFNGQAVHAELSPVTDFRESCCRQYEMGECTRGGFCNFMHLRPISRNLRRQLYGRGPRRRSPPRSHTGHRPRERNRRRSPDHRHGRF; this is translated from the exons ATGCTCTTAAGGAACGGAAATGACGTGAGAGCAGACAGAGTTGGAGGGTTCGG GGTTAACTGCTCTTTTTACTTTAAGATCGGGGCCTGCCGGCACGGGGACCGGTGCTCCCGGCTTCACAACAAACCGACTTTCAGCCAG ACCATAGTGCTGCTCAACCTGTACCGGAATCCACAGAACACTGCCCAAACCGCAGACGGATCGCACT gtcACGTGAGCGACGTGGAGGTTCAAGAACACTATGATAACTTCTTCGAG GAGGTGTTCACGGAGCTGCAGGAGAAGTACGGGGAGATCGAAGAGATGAACGTTTGCGACAACCTGGGGGACCACCTCGTGGGCAATGTCTATGTCAAG TTTCGGCGTGAGGAGGATGCAGAGCGGGCGGTGGCTGAACTCAATAACCGCTGGTTCAACGGGCAGGCTGTGCATGCTGAGCTGTCTCCTGTCACCGACTTCCGGGAGTCATGCTGCCGGCAGTATGAGATGGG GGAATGTACCCGTGGTGGCTTCTGCAACTTCATGCACCTGCGGCCCATCTCCCGGAACCTCCGACGTCAGCTGTATGGGCGGGGACCCAGACGCAG GTCACCCCCGAGGTCCCATACTGGCCACCGTCCCCGAGAAAGAAACCGACGACGTTCCCCAGACCACCGGCATGGCCGCTTCTGA
- the U2AF1L4 gene encoding splicing factor U2AF 26 kDa subunit isoform X6 — translation MLLRNGNDVRADRVGGFGVNCSFYFKIGACRHGDRCSRLHNKPTFSQTIVLLNLYRNPQNTAQTADGSHCHVSDVEVQEHYDNFFEEVFTELQEKYGEIEEMNVCDNLGDHLVGNVYVKFRREEDAERAVAELNNRWFNGQAVHAELSPVTDFRESCCRQECTRGGFCNFMHLRPISRNLRRQLYGRGPRRRSPPRSHTGHRPRERNRRRSPDHRHGRF, via the exons ATGCTCTTAAGGAACGGAAATGACGTGAGAGCAGACAGAGTTGGAGGGTTCGG GGTTAACTGCTCTTTTTACTTTAAGATCGGGGCCTGCCGGCACGGGGACCGGTGCTCCCGGCTTCACAACAAACCGACTTTCAGCCAG ACCATAGTGCTGCTCAACCTGTACCGGAATCCACAGAACACTGCCCAAACCGCAGACGGATCGCACT gtcACGTGAGCGACGTGGAGGTTCAAGAACACTATGATAACTTCTTCGAG GAGGTGTTCACGGAGCTGCAGGAGAAGTACGGGGAGATCGAAGAGATGAACGTTTGCGACAACCTGGGGGACCACCTCGTGGGCAATGTCTATGTCAAG TTTCGGCGTGAGGAGGATGCAGAGCGGGCGGTGGCTGAACTCAATAACCGCTGGTTCAACGGGCAGGCTGTGCATGCTGAGCTGTCTCCTGTCACCGACTTCCGGGAGTCATGCTGCCGGCA GGAATGTACCCGTGGTGGCTTCTGCAACTTCATGCACCTGCGGCCCATCTCCCGGAACCTCCGACGTCAGCTGTATGGGCGGGGACCCAGACGCAG GTCACCCCCGAGGTCCCATACTGGCCACCGTCCCCGAGAAAGAAACCGACGACGTTCCCCAGACCACCGGCATGGCCGCTTCTGA
- the U2AF1L4 gene encoding splicing factor U2AF 26 kDa subunit isoform X2, producing the protein MAEYLASIFGTEKDKVNCSFYFKIGACRHGDRCSRLHNKPTFSQTIVLLNLYRNPQNTAQTADGSHCHVSDVEVQEHYDNFFEEVFTELQEKYGEIEEMNVCDNLGDHLVGNVYVKFRREEDAERAVAELNNRWFNGQAVHAELSPVTDFRESCCRQYEMGECTRGGFCNFMHLRPISRNLRRQLYGRGPRRRLALSTIQRPAPESQPPNQLELQSPKPKTSLDLQSGDQPLRTCPDTTQELCLPAPSQSREADLGNCAALLTALILISPLLSPGHPRGPILATVPEKETDDVPQTTGMAASETLAPLTSTLDRHKCSWPGPLLKAPLTPQLHLPPGSGAPCCNLFKTGTFSYHPSPNKVLY; encoded by the exons ATGGCTGAATATTTAGCTTCAATATTCGGGACTGAGAAGGACAA GGTTAACTGCTCTTTTTACTTTAAGATCGGGGCCTGCCGGCACGGGGACCGGTGCTCCCGGCTTCACAACAAACCGACTTTCAGCCAG ACCATAGTGCTGCTCAACCTGTACCGGAATCCACAGAACACTGCCCAAACCGCAGACGGATCGCACT gtcACGTGAGCGACGTGGAGGTTCAAGAACACTATGATAACTTCTTCGAG GAGGTGTTCACGGAGCTGCAGGAGAAGTACGGGGAGATCGAAGAGATGAACGTTTGCGACAACCTGGGGGACCACCTCGTGGGCAATGTCTATGTCAAG TTTCGGCGTGAGGAGGATGCAGAGCGGGCGGTGGCTGAACTCAATAACCGCTGGTTCAACGGGCAGGCTGTGCATGCTGAGCTGTCTCCTGTCACCGACTTCCGGGAGTCATGCTGCCGGCAGTATGAGATGGG GGAATGTACCCGTGGTGGCTTCTGCAACTTCATGCACCTGCGGCCCATCTCCCGGAACCTCCGACGTCAGCTGTATGGGCGGGGACCCAGACGCAG ACTGGCTCTGAGCACCATCCAAAGACCAGCGCCTGAGTCTCAACCCCCAAACCAGCTGGAACTCCAAAGCCCCAAACCCAAGACCAGTCTGGATCTCCAATCTGGAGATCAGCCCCTGAGAACCTGTCCTGATACCACTCAGGAACTCTGCTTACCTGCCCCATCCCAGAGCAGAGAGGCAGACCTGGGGAACTGTGCAGCACTCCTTACAGCTCTAATCCTCATCTCTCCACTCCTGTCCCCAGGTCACCCCCGAGGTCCCATACTGGCCACCGTCCCCGAGAAAGAAACCGACGACGTTCCCCAGACCACCGGCATGGCCGCTTCTGAGACCCTGGCTCCCTTGACCTCCACCCTTGACAGGCATAAATGTTCCTGGCCAGGACCCCTCCTGAAAGCTCCCTTAACCCCCCAGCTCCATCTTCCCCCAGGCTCCGGGGCTCCATGCTGTAATCTGTTCAAAACAGGGACCTTCTCTTACCACCCCTCCCCTAATAAAGTTCTGTATTAA
- the U2AF1L4 gene encoding splicing factor U2AF 26 kDa subunit isoform X7: protein MAEYLASIFGTEKDKVNCSFYFKIGACRHGDRCSRLHNKPTFSQEVFTELQEKYGEIEEMNVCDNLGDHLVGNVYVKFRREEDAERAVAELNNRWFNGQAVHGNVPVVASATSCTCGPSPGTSDVSCMGGDPDAGHPRGPILATVPEKETDDVPQTTGMAASETLAPLTSTLDRHKCSWPGPLLKAPLTPQLHLPPGSGAPCCNLFKTGTFSYHPSPNKVLY from the exons ATGGCTGAATATTTAGCTTCAATATTCGGGACTGAGAAGGACAA GGTTAACTGCTCTTTTTACTTTAAGATCGGGGCCTGCCGGCACGGGGACCGGTGCTCCCGGCTTCACAACAAACCGACTTTCAGCCAG GAGGTGTTCACGGAGCTGCAGGAGAAGTACGGGGAGATCGAAGAGATGAACGTTTGCGACAACCTGGGGGACCACCTCGTGGGCAATGTCTATGTCAAG TTTCGGCGTGAGGAGGATGCAGAGCGGGCGGTGGCTGAACTCAATAACCGCTGGTTCAACGGGCAGGCTGTGCAT GGGAATGTACCCGTGGTGGCTTCTGCAACTTCATGCACCTGCGGCCCATCTCCCGGAACCTCCGACGTCAGCTGTATGGGCGGGGACCCAGACGCAG GTCACCCCCGAGGTCCCATACTGGCCACCGTCCCCGAGAAAGAAACCGACGACGTTCCCCAGACCACCGGCATGGCCGCTTCTGAGACCCTGGCTCCCTTGACCTCCACCCTTGACAGGCATAAATGTTCCTGGCCAGGACCCCTCCTGAAAGCTCCCTTAACCCCCCAGCTCCATCTTCCCCCAGGCTCCGGGGCTCCATGCTGTAATCTGTTCAAAACAGGGACCTTCTCTTACCACCCCTCCCCTAATAAAGTTCTGTATTAA
- the U2AF1L4 gene encoding splicing factor U2AF 26 kDa subunit isoform X5: MAEYLASIFGTEKDKVNCSFYFKIGACRHGDRCSRLHNKPTFSQTIVLLNLYRNPQNTAQTADGSHCHVSDVEVQEHYDNFFEEVFTELQEKYGEIEEMNVCDNLGDHLVGNVYVKFRREEDAERAVAELNNRWFNGQAVHAELSPVTDFRESCCRQYEMGECTRGGFCNFMHLRPISRNLRRQLYGRGPRRRSPPRSHTGHRPRERNRRRSPDHRHGRF, from the exons ATGGCTGAATATTTAGCTTCAATATTCGGGACTGAGAAGGACAA GGTTAACTGCTCTTTTTACTTTAAGATCGGGGCCTGCCGGCACGGGGACCGGTGCTCCCGGCTTCACAACAAACCGACTTTCAGCCAG ACCATAGTGCTGCTCAACCTGTACCGGAATCCACAGAACACTGCCCAAACCGCAGACGGATCGCACT gtcACGTGAGCGACGTGGAGGTTCAAGAACACTATGATAACTTCTTCGAG GAGGTGTTCACGGAGCTGCAGGAGAAGTACGGGGAGATCGAAGAGATGAACGTTTGCGACAACCTGGGGGACCACCTCGTGGGCAATGTCTATGTCAAG TTTCGGCGTGAGGAGGATGCAGAGCGGGCGGTGGCTGAACTCAATAACCGCTGGTTCAACGGGCAGGCTGTGCATGCTGAGCTGTCTCCTGTCACCGACTTCCGGGAGTCATGCTGCCGGCAGTATGAGATGGG GGAATGTACCCGTGGTGGCTTCTGCAACTTCATGCACCTGCGGCCCATCTCCCGGAACCTCCGACGTCAGCTGTATGGGCGGGGACCCAGACGCAG GTCACCCCCGAGGTCCCATACTGGCCACCGTCCCCGAGAAAGAAACCGACGACGTTCCCCAGACCACCGGCATGGCCGCTTCTGA
- the IGFLR1 gene encoding LOW QUALITY PROTEIN: IGF-like family receptor 1 (The sequence of the model RefSeq protein was modified relative to this genomic sequence to represent the inferred CDS: deleted 2 bases in 1 codon; substituted 1 base at 1 genomic stop codon): MGPLCLLLTAALLLAQAAPLGASQHCGRLKYWNPDNRCCGSCLQRFGPPPCPDFEFSENCGLNDSGDHVSCPFKEYPIGQCNPDSAEQCSPCGGGATAPAPAGSRSGETQWRCRERSVPPKEPCPLNTGKPSVLSSQEPSPSATSSVRWTSEHNVTQQALPNFALVLVLLVLVLLVTSAVILLLAQRCHLQAKGLHPYLGLVCGDTNTHTLFSHSSSPGSLEASEAGAGWKIALTPPFVSQNCRTWHRSPSRLLDELEVPEELIVLLDPEPGPGGGVACGTTRHLAARYGVPAAWSTFAYSLQPSHSPLRALMEMVVAREPSASLGQLGTHLAQLGRADALQVLSKLGXAGTCPA, encoded by the exons ATGGGGCCCCTATGCCTCCTCCTGACTGCGGCGCTGCTCCTGGCCCAGGCGGCGCCTCTGGGGGCCTCCCAGCACTGCGGGCGCCTCAAGTACTGGAACCCTGATAACCGGTGCTGCGGCAGCTGCCTGCAGCGCTTTGGGCCGCCCCCCTGCCCGG ACTTCGAGTTTTCGGAAAACTGCGGGCTCAATGACTCTGGCGATCACGTGTCGTGCCCCTTCAAAGAATATCCTATTGGGCAGTGCAACCCCGACAGTGCGGAGCAATGTAGCCCCTGTGGCGGCGGAGCCACGGCCCCTGCCCCCGCGGGGAGCCGGAGCGGCGAAACACAGTGGCGCTGCAGAGAG AGGTCGGTTCCTCCCAAGGAGCCCTGCCCTCTGAACACTGGGAAACCAAGTGTCCTTAGTTCCCAGGAGCCCAGCCCATCAGCGACTTCCAGTGTCCGGTGGACATCTGAGCACAACGTCACTCAGCAGGCCTTGCCGAATTTTGCCCTGGTTCTGGTTCTCTTGGTGCTGGTTCTGCTGGTGACCTCAGCAGTGATCCTTCTGCTCGCCCAACGGTGCCACCTCCAGGCAAAAGGCCTCCATCCCTATCTTGGCTTGGTCTGTGGCGATACCAACACCCATACCCTCTTCTCGCACTCGTCCTCTCCAGGCTCCCTGGAGGCATCAGAGGCAGGG gcGGGCTGGAAGATTGCCCTCACCCCTCCATTTGTCTCCCAGAACTGCCGCACCTGGCATCGCAGCCCGTCTCGCCTCCTGGATGAGCTGGAGGTGCCGGAGGAGCTGATTGTACTGCTGGATCCTGAGCCTGGGCCGGGTGGGGGGGTGGCCTGTGGCACCACTAGACACCTGGCGGCGAGATAC GGAGTGCCTGCTGCCTGGTCCACCTTCGCCTACTCACTGCAGCCCAGTCACTCACCACTGCGGGCCTTGATGGAGATGGTGGTGGCAAGGGAGCCCTCAGCTTCTCTGGGCCAGCTTGGCACACACCTGGCCCAGCTGGGGCGGGCAGACGCGCTGCAGGTGCTGTCCAAACTTGGCTGAGCTGGGACTTGCCCAGCCTAG